DNA from Megalops cyprinoides isolate fMegCyp1 chromosome 14, fMegCyp1.pri, whole genome shotgun sequence:
ACCCAGCACATTTACATAATGCTAAGAACCACggttttaatttgtttctaaaatttaaagcatttgtTTATCACGTTCTTTTGGATTTGTATGCCTTATAAAGTCAGTGCTCACTTTTGTCAAGTTGGAGTCCAACAGCACGTCaaggattttaattttttattaccTTAAAATGAGATCCTAAAAACCAAATACCTGATTACAAAAGACAAAGACGTGGAATAAATCTTCCAGTCTGATTTGGGGCCAAATCTGAGAAAACTGCATCAAACTAATAATCAGCTTCgtaaaacagaattaaataaTCTCaacaaatattcataaatgtaacaaaatatctGAGAGGTTTCTACATACTGGTTTATGTTCCAAATGCCAATAAATGCCAAACATATCAGATGTATAGCTGTATTAGCAGGGGATTCTGTCTGGGAAAAGCCCTTCACTCCGCTCTCAGTACCCTGACAGTCATGACACCTATGATTTACTCAGATAGCATCAGGAGGATATCAGGAGTGCCCATCTTCCAACAGcatttgcctcctggtgcattgtgggacttgtagtgtgaaaagtaggTATGCTAGACATACTTGTGTATTGCACAGAACTCACCCACTCCCCTAGGTGGATCCGGTGGTTATCATCACTATGGTGACAAGCTTGCATGTATAACTATCAACTGTTGATGCTGGgtgaaaaaggaggaaatgaaaaagaaaatttagaAAAGACTGAGCTCCATTAGATGTGGAATTAGGTTTGTGGCAGATGTTGATATTGTTTCCCCGGTTTACCAGCACAAAACCATAAATTCATCTGTGATTACGTGCCCATGAGGTCCCCCCATAGCCAACATCTGGAGAAAGAGTAATAACTGCATGAGAAATGAACAGAGCATGACAAGGGTGATGTGAACAGGTCGCTACAATGCCCAAGAACCAACCAATCACAAAGCTTCTGTCACCCAGTGGAGAAGTAGGGAGTGTCGCTGTGGTAATTGTAGTCAGGGCAGACCTTCTGCACCAGTTTGTAGTCAACGCTGTAGAAGGCGATGTAGATGCAGATGACCTTGAAGGGCTTTGAGCAGAGCCAGGAGACGTGGCTCTGTGTCTGCTCCCTGTAGCACATGCTGGGCGAGTCGAAGCTGCACATGGCCGTCTTCTTGGCCCGGTCCGTCTTCTCGTACTCGATGCGGCAGTTGAAGGCTTTGGAGTCCTTGGTCTCTAGCGTGGACTGCTGGCTGATCTCGAACTCCACCACCTTGGAGGGTGGCACCAGGCTGACGGACACGTTGCCCTTGCCGGTGGAGTTGTGCCGGAAGTAGACGCTGAAGGTGCCGTTGCCGTGGTCCACGATCTTGCCTGTGATCAGCAGGTTCAGCTCCACGGTCTTAATGTTGGAATGGAAGTCGCCCCagccaaacatttttttgaacTTCCCCGTCTTGACGATGGGCCTGCGTTTAGTTCTGGCGCGAGCCTCTTGAGCAGCCGTCTGATTGGATAACCAGGCCCAGACGTCCTCCGCGTTCCCTAAATACGCCATTTCCCTGATGTTCTTCAGCGCAGGAGACGCCTGTGCAAACAGCCGCAGAGGGTTGCGGAGCCGAGGGCTGGCCGTTTCGGGGGAGAGGCTCTCCTCGTTATCTGACTCCGCCCATTCTAGAAGCTCCGCCTCTGGAATCTGCTCTTTGTTGCTGGTggccttcaagaaaaaaaattaatattatttcagtAGTTGTCTGtgattattcaaaatatatgaGGCTGCTAATAATTTGTAGCAGTTGCACAGTGAGGCTGTTTCTTTAACCAACAACAAGAGCATGTATTACAATAATTTTAGTGCATAATTCCAGGAATGCTAGATTCTGGTGCATCAGATGAATAATACCAGCTCTGAGCCCGAGCATGTCTCTGTTTGGGCGTGTTCAGGCCAGACATGAGGCAGAAGATGATCTGAGCTTCATCGGCCCTACGCTTCAGGATTCAGTCCTGGTCGGTTTCAGATAAAGTCTCAATAATTCACGGCAATAAGCTTTTCCGCTATTTTATTGGTAATTAGGCAGGGCTGCTTTCCAGCGGCCCGGTGAGGGAAGCATTCGCAGGAGCAGCTGTGGAGGCTGGGAGGAGGGCCGCAGGAAAGCTCTGACAGAGCTCCATCTTTCTCCTGCTAATTATCCTTCTTGCTCAAAGCCTAATTGCAGCATATGTGTACACAGCTAAGAAACTCAATCAGTGTTCCCCCCTAAATGGTTTGGTAGTCACAACGTTTCTGAATTTGCATAATTCTGAACCCGCGTAGCTTTTCGTTTGACTTCCTCAGAATGCGTGTGACTGTAAGCTGCGCCGGCTGCGAACACTAACGCGGCTGACACCGAAAGACGGTTTATAAATTCACTCCGCTGATGCGCCACGCTACACAAGTTTTGGGCACCGGAATAAACGATGGCAGCGGAGCATAATGGCTTGGCGATTTGAGAGTTCTCTGGGCCTAATGTGAAATCGATGCGTCTCCCACAGACCGCGAGCGCGGCACATGCATCACCCCTTGCGGTGCTTAATTAAGACGATACCTTCACATAAACATGACGTGAGAGACACTTTATCTCACCACTGTTACACCACGTCTCCCGTAACTGTGAACAAACAGCAGAATTtccacacctctcctctcccgTGTAGGAAAACAGAGATTCACACGCATTCTGGGGAAAACAG
Protein-coding regions in this window:
- the LOC118789129 gene encoding neurexophilin-2-like, with the translated sequence MRHLCSILLLLSLHPATSNKEQIPEAELLEWAESDNEESLSPETASPRLRNPLRLFAQASPALKNIREMAYLGNAEDVWAWLSNQTAAQEARARTKRRPIVKTGKFKKMFGWGDFHSNIKTVELNLLITGKIVDHGNGTFSVYFRHNSTGKGNVSVSLVPPSKVVEFEISQQSTLETKDSKAFNCRIEYEKTDRAKKTAMCSFDSPSMCYREQTQSHVSWLCSKPFKVICIYIAFYSVDYKLVQKVCPDYNYHSDTPYFSTG